In Bifidobacterium scardovii JCM 12489 = DSM 13734, the genomic stretch GTCAACGTGCTGCTGCGGGCCGATATCGACGGTTTGCCCGTTGCCGAGCACAGCGCATACGGGTTCCATTCGCACCGCGAGGGGGTGATGCATGCCTGCGGTCACGATACGCATATGGCGGCATTGCTTGGAGCGGCGCTGTATCTGCAGCGGCACCGTGATCTGATCATCGGGCGGGTGACGCTGCTGTTCCAGCCGGCGGAGGAGTACGGCGGCGCCGAGGTGGTCGCCAAGGCGCATCTCATCGACGATGCGGATGCGCTGGTCGGATTCCACAATGATCCGAGAACGGCGCCCGGCACCGTCGGCATCAGCAAGAAGCCGATCATGGCCGACGCCGGTATTTTCACCGTGACGCTGCACGGTCACGGCTGCCACGCGGCGTATCCGCACAAGGGACGCAGCCCCATCGAAGCGGCGGCCACGCTGGTCGGAGCGCTGCAGACGATCGTCAGCCGCAACCTGTCGCCGCTGGACTCCGCCGTGGTGAGCGTCACCCAGATCCATGCGGGAGACGTGTACAACGTCATTCCTTCGGAAGCGATGATCGACGGCACGATCCGCGAATTCAGCCCGCAGGTGCTGGCACTGATCAAGACGCGGTTCTACGAACTGGTCGACCATGTGGCGAAGGCGTATGGCATCACGGCAAGCGTGGACCGGTGGCTGTTCACGGGCGCCGCCGTGGTGTCCGACCCGCGGTTCGTGGACGCGGTGTCCGGCCATGTCAATGACTACGCGCAGCTTATCGAACCCGAACCGTCGTTCGGAGGGGAGGATTTCAGCTATTATCTCAAGACCAAGCCCGGCCTGTTCGCGCTGATCGGATCGAACGGGGACGCCGATGCCGCCGCATGGCACAGTCCCGATTTCGTGGCCAAGGACGAGACGATCCCCGTGGCGATCGACTATTTCGTCAACGGCGCGTTCGACCTGGCCGACTGGCTCATCCGGCATCCGCACGCGGATGCATAGATGGCGTAGTGGGCGGAATGCTCGCATGCAAGGCGATGAATGCCGCTGATAACGGCTCATAACCATTGCCTGTAATCGGGGCACCGTGTTGCGCCGTCGGAGCGGTTAATGTGGGCTGATGATATCAAAGTCGGTCGGTGGAACGACAGGAACCGGTTGGGAGAGCAACGTATGTGTAATAGCGGGGATACGCGGAACGAGCAGAGTGCTGCGGCGGGTTTCGCCACGCGGGCCGTCCGCGCGGGGCACGATCCGAGCGCAAACGGACATGCGGTGAGCACTCCGATCTACGCTTCGGCCGCATTCGATCTGGAGAACGCGGTCCGAGGCGACGCTCTGGCATCCGGTGAACTGAGCGGTTTCGAATATTCCCGTGTGGCCAACCCCACCGTCGATGTGCTCGAGAAAAGGATCGCCTCGCTCGAGGGCGGCATCGGCGCGGTGGCGGTGTCCTCGGGCATGGCCGCGGTCTCCTATGCGCTGATGTGCGTGGGGGAGGGCGGCGGCCGCATCATTGCGCCCACCAATCTGTATGGCGCTTCGGTCGATGCGCTTGGCGACTTTCTGCCGCAGTTCGGCATCCATGTCGATTTCGTGCGGGACATCAACGATCTCGATGAGGTCGCGGCCGTGATCGGTCCGGACACGCGGGCGATCTTCGCCGAGACCGTAGCCAATCCAAGCACGGCAATCACCGACATCGAACCGCTGGCCGATCTGGCTCATCGGCATGGCATCGCGTTGATCGTCGACAACACGATCCCGACGCCTTACCTGCTGAGGCCCATCGAATTCGGTGCCGACATCGTCGTGCATTCCACCACCAAGGGCATCACCGGGCATGGCAACGCCATCGGCGGCGTGATCGTTGATGCGGGTCGCTTCGACTGGACCAACGGACGATTCCCGCAGTTCACCGAGCGTCAGCAGGTCATCAGCAATGATCGAACGGGCGAATGGCACAGCTTCTCCGAACGATTCGGCAACGAGGCTTTCATTAAGCGCATCCGCATCAAATACCTGCGCACCTTCGGTGCCGTTCAGAGCCCATTCAACGCCTACCTGTCGCTGATCGGACTGGAGACGCTGCCCCAGCGCGTCAGCCAGGAAGTGCATACCGCGACCGCGATCGCCGGGCATCTGCTGCATGCGCCGCACGTCGTCAAGGTCAACTATTCCGGTCTCGGCAACACGCCGCAGTACGATCTGGTGGCCAAATACTTCCCGCAAGGCGTCGGCACGGTGCTGTCGTTCCTGGTCGACGGCGACGAATCGAACGTGTACCGCATCATCGATGGCGTCCGGCTGTTTTCCTGTGTGCCGAATATCGGCGATTCCCGTTCTCTGATCGTCAACCCGGCCAGGGTCACCCATCGCGAGGTGCCGGCCGGATACCGGCTCGACGCCGGCGTGAGCGACAACCTGATCCGCCTGTCCATTGGTTTGGAGGACGTGC encodes the following:
- a CDS encoding M20 metallopeptidase family protein translates to MSGQTRAAVHVGREISDEAIEARHHLHEWPERSHEEYDTTAYLTEFLTRHGIEVVPTPLKTGVIGVIRGTDDPVNVLLRADIDGLPVAEHSAYGFHSHREGVMHACGHDTHMAALLGAALYLQRHRDLIIGRVTLLFQPAEEYGGAEVVAKAHLIDDADALVGFHNDPRTAPGTVGISKKPIMADAGIFTVTLHGHGCHAAYPHKGRSPIEAAATLVGALQTIVSRNLSPLDSAVVSVTQIHAGDVYNVIPSEAMIDGTIREFSPQVLALIKTRFYELVDHVAKAYGITASVDRWLFTGAAVVSDPRFVDAVSGHVNDYAQLIEPEPSFGGEDFSYYLKTKPGLFALIGSNGDADAAAWHSPDFVAKDETIPVAIDYFVNGAFDLADWLIRHPHADA
- a CDS encoding O-acetylhomoserine aminocarboxypropyltransferase/cysteine synthase family protein; the protein is MCNSGDTRNEQSAAAGFATRAVRAGHDPSANGHAVSTPIYASAAFDLENAVRGDALASGELSGFEYSRVANPTVDVLEKRIASLEGGIGAVAVSSGMAAVSYALMCVGEGGGRIIAPTNLYGASVDALGDFLPQFGIHVDFVRDINDLDEVAAVIGPDTRAIFAETVANPSTAITDIEPLADLAHRHGIALIVDNTIPTPYLLRPIEFGADIVVHSTTKGITGHGNAIGGVIVDAGRFDWTNGRFPQFTERQQVISNDRTGEWHSFSERFGNEAFIKRIRIKYLRTFGAVQSPFNAYLSLIGLETLPQRVSQEVHTATAIAGHLLHAPHVVKVNYSGLGNTPQYDLVAKYFPQGVGTVLSFLVDGDESNVYRIIDGVRLFSCVPNIGDSRSLIVNPARVTHREVPAGYRLDAGVSDNLIRLSIGLEDVHDLIADLDQAIAGAY